In the genome of Candidatus Pristimantibacillus lignocellulolyticus, the window TTTCCTTCAGCAGTATAACTCGCCGTTTCACCTTTTTTAATTTTTTTGGTACCAGTAGCATCATCGAATGCATCACCAAGTGATCCACCATCGAAATATTTTTCAGTTCCAATAACATAATAATCATCTACAGTATTAGTTCCCCAAAACCACGGTTCGTAATATACACCTATATATTCACCATCTGAGTTACTTGATTTGATTAGTTTTCCATTTTTCATTTCTACTTTAACAGTGACCATCTTATATTCTAGATCCGGATCATTCTCAATGTAGTATTCATCTAAATCACTAGAAATGTGTAAATATATTACAATTTGTAAGTCATGCTTTGATTCTCATTGTGTTACTATACAAGTAACCCATCACCAATTAAGGAGATGGGTTACATTTCTTACAAACATATTGGTGTTTTCCTTGTCAAACTTGAACTAGCCCTTCCTGTATAGCTTCACGTAAAAACGGGTTCGGTTCACCTATGCAATAAAGCTTTAAACTATGCATTGCTCTAGTACAAACCGTGTAAAAAACTCTGCGCAGGCTCTCATCACTGTAAACTAACTCAGATGCATCATAAATGATGACAGCTTCGAATTCGATGCCTTTGGATAAATACGATGGTATGATGACAACTCCTTGTTCATAATGTGGGGAGTCATTTTCTATGAGTTTAATATTTTCAACGTTAGACATCGCTACATATGCGTTCTTGCTTTCCTCCGCTGATTTACATATTATCGCGATACTATGATAACCATCACTTCGTAAAATTTCGACTTTAGAATTGATGCAGCGGTGCAATTCTTCTCGATCAGACAATTGTGTCAGTACTGGCAATACCCCTGAACGTTCAAAAGGTATAATCTGCTGCCCGTTCGGAACTAATTTACGTGTAAATTCAATAATTGGTTTTGTTGAACGGTAGCTGCGCGTCATGTTAATGACTTCTGTTTCTTCTTGTCCGTATAAGTTGCTAAGTATGCTAAAATCTATCATTTCATTGGCATGCACGAAAATCGCCTGATTAAAATCACCTAGCACAGTAATCCTCGCCGATGGAAACAATCGTTTTATAAACTCGAACTGAAATGGCGAATAGTCCTGTGCCTCGTCAACAAGTATATGTTTTATCGCGTTATTAGTCTGAAAACCTTCAATCAATTCTTTCATTAATAAATAAGGAGTAGCATCTTCATATAATAATTTACCTTCATCTAGCATTTCAGTTGTCGATTGACATATATCCGCCCACTCCTCGGGTGTTTCCCCCACTAACCACTGTTTGATTTGCTTGGGATCTATAAAAAGCTGTTTGTATATACTCTTAACATCGATGAACTGAAGCTCCCGAATACTTTTTCGCAACGGCTTCAATTTCTGGCGAACAATTAGTTGTGCTAGTGCTTCCGGCTCCATCTCATAGTCGGCAATCGCTTCTCTATTAAAGCCTCGTTTTTTCGCTAAGTAAGCATGTGCTTGATAATATTCCTCGTTGCTAAGAAGCTCAATTTCTTCCTGAACCCATGGCTTCTCTTGTTCCACTCTTTCGGTTTCCGAAACTAACTTAATGAGCCATTCCATTAACTTCTCAAGTCTATTATGGAAGTTGATTGAGCTGTCATTGCTATAAAATTCATCTGAAATTTGCTCAACAGTAACTATTGGCTTTCCTCGAAAGTTAATGTTTTTGAATATCATTCCAGATAACTCTAGTGAATTTCTATATGACTTTATGACTTCAAAAAAATAGGTAGATGCTTTGAATTGAATGCCCGACACTCTTGAACGATGTGAAGGGGTATTAGCTGTAGTTAACACATATTCCAATTGCTCATAAGGATTCTCAACCTGAAACTCTTTGCTTAATCGATGATCCATGTATTCCTGAAATGTAACCTGCTGCATATTTTCTTCGCCGAGTTCCGGCAGAACATTGGATACATAACTGTTGAACATTGAATTAGGTGAAAATAGAATAATCTGATAAGCCTTCAGTCTATCACGATATTTGTAGAGCAAATAAGCAATTCGCTGTAAAGCGGCAGATGTCTTACCACTGCCCGCTGCACCATGAACAATGAGCAACCTTCCGTGATCATGACGGATAATCCGGTTTTGCTCCTGCTGAATCGTAGCTACTATACTATGCATATGTTTATCTGTTCCTTGACCGAGAACCTGCTGCAAAATCTCATCACCAATAGTGAGACTTGTATCGAACATAGAATGAAGTACACCTTCGCGGATGTGATATTGCCACTTCTTCTTCAATTCCCCTTGGATGATGCCTCCAGGCGTTTCATACTGGGCAGGACCTGGTTCGTAATCATAGTAAACGCTTGAAATTGTTGATCTCCAGTCATAGATAAGAAAATCCTCTCCACTCTTATCCATAAGGGAGGAAATACCTATATAGACCTTTTCTTGATGTGGCATTCCTTCTTCTATAAAATCAATTCTGCCGAAGTAAGGAATTTTCTGCATACGGCGCAACGTAGATAGTCTCTTAGAAGCATGTTTGTGGGTGCTTTGACTTACGGACAGTGCTTGAGTTTCTTGTCTTAAACTGATCACTGTCTCAAGAAAATCATCAAAGCTATCCATATTCACCTTAATTTCATCCCCAAAGTTTTTGCGAATATTTACGACTTCGTTTTTTCGTAGTGAAGTTTCTTCCTCTAACTTACTAATTTGCTCCGCAATCGTCTCCATTACATCATCCACACGTTTTTGCTCCTGCAGAAACTCCGAATTCATAGCATTCACTCCTTTAAAATATAGGGTTGACTAATGAGCAACAATGCAATATAATTATATTAGGAATACTGTACCTATTTATTAATTATTTGCTTATCTATATAAATTTACCACGAGTCTGCATTTTTTTCAATGTATTGGACTCTATTTTTATGTCTATAATCAAACATTTTTATTAAAACAAAAACACTCCTAATGAATGCTTAGGAGTGTTTTTGTTATTTGTCTATTTTAGTTTAATTTGCTAGATCTCGTACTTTCAAATGAGTAACATCATATCCCGATGGATTTTGGAACGCCCGTAGCCCAAATGCCGGAGCTACTGCAAAAATATGATCAAAGATGTCTGACTGAATAGATTCATATACCGCCCAATTGGTATCATTGGTGAAAGCGTAAATTTCCAACGGTAATCCATTATCTGCTGGCGCGAGTTGCCTAACAATTAGCGTCATTTCTTTATGAATTTTTGGATGATTTTTAAGATATTGCTGAATGTACACTCTGAATACCCCAATATTCGTAAGCTGTCTACCATTCACTTTATTAGTTGTGTTAATGTGATTCTTCGTATTATACTGATCAATTTCGTTCACTCTTGCCTTCATGTATTCAGCAAGATAATGAATCTCTGTAAATTCATCAATCATTTCCTGCGTACAAAAGCGGATGCTGTTCGTATCAATATTAATGGAACGCTTAATTCTTCTACCACCTGAAACTTGCATACTTCTCCAATTTTTGAATGAATCAGAAATTAAAGCATAACTAGGGATTGTAGTGATCGTTTTATCAAAATTCATCACTTTAACTGTATTCAAAGTGATTTCTATGACATCACCATCTGCACTGTACTTCGGCATCTCAATCCAATCACCCACACGTACCATATCATTCGAAGATAATTGAACACCTGCTACTAAACCTAATATTGAGTCCTTAAAGATTAACATAAAAATAGCTGATAATGCACCAAGACTACTAAGAATGATCAATGGATTTTGTCCGAAGACGATCGAAATAACTACAATACCACCAATAATAAATAGAAATATTTTGACAACTTGAATATATCCCTTGATTGGTTTGACCTTGGATACGTCAAATGATCGATAAATATCATCAATAGCATTAAGCAACGCGTTAATAACGATAATAGCTACTATAATTATATAAGTTGCTGCACCCTTTTCGATCAATAATTGATAGGCAGGAAATGCTGACCCAAAAAAATAGACAATAATGGCGGGAACGATATGAGATAAATTGTGAAAAACTTTCTTCTCTAAGATAATATTGTCCCATGTGTATTTATTGTTCGTTATAATATGAATAACGATCTTTAGCACTATTTTTTGAGCTATATAATTTGCCAGTATGCAGATCACAGCTATAAAACTAATCATAATAATATTTGATAGATAAGTAACTGTTGTTGGGCCCATTCCGTATTGTTCTAGTTGACTTATAATGAATTTCATTGTCTCCTCCTCTTCAACTATGTTAGCTTACTATTATAAATTAGTTTACACTTCAAAGCAAAATTAGCATAGAACTAATCTATCACAGTATCATCTTTTTCTACAATAACCTCAAGATATGTCAAAAAGAGCCCAGTCCTAATACGGACTGGGCTCTAATATTGGTGGTGAAGGGAAATTGACCCCTTCTATTTACAATAATCTAATCTTGATACATTACTCCTTAAGCACGTTCAATCGTGAACTCGAAGCTTAAGTTTTGATTGGCTGGAATTAGATACTCATCATGTACTGGAGCACCCCAGCTATCGTCACCGCCAACACCCATTTGTTTACCAGCTACCGTTACAACGGTATAGTGAACATTGGGCAATTCATAATGATGCATTGCACTTTCAAGTTCGAAAGCAGTGTATGGCGAAATATTGCACTCAACAGGTGCTGTTGCAGGAGAAGTTAACTTGATACCTTGACCAAGCTTATTCGTTACTGCAACACGACGTACGCCAGTACGGTTACCTGATTCTTGTGGTACAACATATGCTGATACATTATCTTTTGCTTCATTACTGAATGTCATTAGACGAGCGCCGAAAGCACGATCGATATAGTTCTCATCTGGTCCCATTGCATACCAATCTAATTGATCATAATCTGCTGGAACTTTGAAGGAAAGTGCGAAGATCGGAAGTTTTGGTAAGTTCTCTGCACCAAAGTATTCTGATTTTACATGAATCGCTCCACCTTCAGATACCGTATAAGCAACAGTCACGGTTACTGCGTCACTAATGTTTAATTTATAAGTGTATTTAACAGTTACAGAATTGTCAGTTTCGATAAGCTCAAGATTAACACATTTACGAGTTAAGCTCGCTGCAAACCATGCACCTGACTCAAAACCTTGTGCAAACCCTTTATCATTGTCTGTCATCGCTCTCCAGAACAATGGTGCAGGTTGACCAGCAATCATCTCACGACCAGCATAGTTCACAGAGATTAGTGTACCAGCTTGCTTAGAGAACATAATGCTAAAGTCTCTGCCATGAACCCCAATATTTACATCACCTTCAGCTACGCGGAATGTACGTTTCATTGGCGCCACTTCCTCAGCTTCAACAACAAAGATATGTTGACCAAAAGCGACTTCATGTCCAGCTTCTGCCCACAGCGTTGCTTCTTTCAAATTCAATGAAGCTGTAACTGCATACTCACCCGCTTCGAATTCTGTATAGAAATCAACTGGAATATAAGATTCATTTCCTGCTGGCACATCAATATCCATTGCAATATCTTCAACTAATTCACCGTTGTGATGTAGTGCGATAACAAGTTCATATCCTTCCGTACCAATAAACAAATTCTCATTGACGATATTTACACCGTTCGCGTCAGGCGTTAACTTCATGTTCTGATAGAGGAATTTCACTTCTTGCATTTTTGGTGATACTTGGCGATCTGCGTATACAATACCATTTGTACAGAAATTGTAATCTGTAGAACGATCATCAAAATCTCCACCATAAGCAAGGAACTCCTTGCCATAACGATCCTCTTTCACAATCACTTGATCGATGTAATCCCAGATGAACCCACCTTGATACATCGCGTATTTATTTTCAAGCTCAGTGTATTTATGCATACCTCCGACAGAGTTCCCCATCGCGTGCATATACTCACAACTAATATAAGGCTTGTCTGGGTTATCATTCAAATACTCTTCGATATCTGCTGGTTTTGCATACATACGACTTTCCATATCACTTGTATCATTGTAGTTACGGTTGTGGAATACTCCTTCATAATGTACAAGACGAGACGGGTCGCTACTACGGAAGTAGTTTGCAACGTTTAATAATACTTGTCCTGCATAGGCTTCATTACCTACAGACCAAATTAGAATGGAAGGATGATTCTTATCACGTTCAACCATAGAAATCGCACGATCCATTACAATATCTTGCCATTCTTCCTTGTTTTCTGGAACGTTCCAAGATGGTTCAACTGCCCCCATCTTCTGCCAAGAACCATGTGTTTCAAGGTTCATCTCATCGATAAGATAAATACCGTACTCATCACATAGCTCATACCAAAGCGATTGATTAGGATAATGTGAAGTACGAACAGCATTCAAATTGTTTTGTTTAATTGTTTTAATATCCCATAGCATATCTTCATCCGTAATTGCACGACCGCGACGGCTATTGAATTCATGACGGTTTACACCTTTGAAGACAATACGTTGACCATTAATATGCATCACTTTATTTATCATTTCAAAGCGACGGAAGCCAACACGATGAGGAATAACTTCTATCAATTCACCATTTTCATCTGAAACCATTACGAAAAGTTCATATAGGTATGGAGATTCTGCACTCCAAGGATTCACTTCACCAGCATCGAGATTAACCGTTACTTTATTAGACGAACTATTTGTAGAATTCGTTTCAGCAACTGGTGCACCATTAGCATCATATAGCTGCATAGCAATGTTGTAACCTTTATCTGTTTGCATAGTAAAGTCTACAGAAAGAGCACCTTTTGTATACGTATCATCTAGATCAGCATGGATAAACATGTCTTGTACATGAATTTCCGGTACAGCATACAAGTATACATCACGGAAAATACCTGAGAAACGCCAGAAATCTTGATCTTCTAGCCAACTTCCCGTACTACGTTGATAAACTTCAACAGCTAGTTTGTTCTCACCGTCGATTAAGTAAGGACTTAATTCAAATTCTGAAGGTGTGAAGCTATCTTCACTATAACCAACGAATTGACCATTCAACCAAACGTAAAACGCTGATTCTACACCTTGGAACGAGATATATGTTTTTTTGTCTTTCATATTTGAAGGGATATTAAAATAAGTAATATAACTACCAACTGGATTATCATTCATCGCAACTGCAGGTGGTCTAAGTTCGTGTTGACCATCCCAAGGATACATCGTATTCACATACTGCGGCTTACCATGTCCTTGTAGTTGGATATGACCAGGAACTTCGATATATCCCCAGCTTGAACTATCATGATTACTTTCAAAAAAAGTCATAGGACGATCAATTGGATTAGGAGAATATTGAAATTTCCAGTTGCCATTTAGTGAATGACGTAATGCCATAGGAGCTCTTTGAATGGCTTCATCAAATGTCTCATAATATTTGTGATCTGAATGAGCTTGTACCCGATTCACGGCAAATACTTCCGTATCCGTTAGCCATTCCAGTTTTGGTATAGTCGTTGTCATTAGTAAACCCTCCAATAAATACATAATGTAAAAGCCAGATAATGCCCACATGGAGCATCGTCTGGCTAAGGTAGTTGATGTTATTTCACAGACCCTGTCATACCTGCCACGAAATGCTTCTGCATAAAGAAGAATACAAGTGCTGTAGGAATCGTTGAAATAACGATTGCTGTCATAATAATACCATAATCAGGTGTATAACTTGAACCTAGATTAGATATTAACATTGGTACAGTTCTCTTCTCTGGAGATTGAAGAATAATAAGTGGCCACAAATAGTTGTTCCAGCTTGACATGAACGTAATAATACCTGCTGCTGCATAAGTAGTTTTCATTGTTGGCATGAATACTTTGAAAAATAATCCAAGCTCTGTCAATCCATCAATTCGACCTGCTTCCAAAAGATCTTTCGGGAACATTTTTGAGTTTTGACGGAAGAAGAAAATTAAGAATGCAGTCGTTACCGTAGGTAGAATTACCCCAGCTAATGTATCCACACCAATACCTGGTGCAGTTGCTGATACTTTAGAAAACATTTGGAACAAAGGAACCATAATTGCTGCGAATGGAATCATCATTGATAACAGCAATATGGAGAATACTCTATCTTTAGCCTTACTACGATAGATCTCAAAGCCGTAACCAGCTAAAGAGGCAATCAATAGTGATAATACCGTTGTTGAAATTGAAATTTTCGCTGAGTTCCATAATGCTGGTCCAATATCAACAGTGGCGAATAAGTTTTTAATATTTTCAATAAGATGGGAACCTGGTAGTATTGTTCCTTGCGTTACATCTGCTGATGTATTCGTTGCACTCACAATCATCCATAAGAATGGGAAAATTGAGACAATCGCTGCAACGATTAGAAACAAGTATATGAAAAAACTTTTTAACTTACTCATTTGTCGTCACCTGCCAATTTGAACTGCAAGAATGCTAATATAATGATGATTATTACGATGGAATAAGAAACCGTCGCTGCATAACCAAAATCTGATGAATATTTGAATGATAAGTTATAAATGTATTGAGAAATCGACAGAGTACTATTTCCTGGTCCGCCTTTTGTAATATTAACGACCTC includes:
- a CDS encoding mechanosensitive ion channel family protein, with the protein product MKFIISQLEQYGMGPTTVTYLSNIIMISFIAVICILANYIAQKIVLKIVIHIITNNKYTWDNIILEKKVFHNLSHIVPAIIVYFFGSAFPAYQLLIEKGAATYIIIVAIIVINALLNAIDDIYRSFDVSKVKPIKGYIQVVKIFLFIIGGIVVISIVFGQNPLIILSSLGALSAIFMLIFKDSILGLVAGVQLSSNDMVRVGDWIEMPKYSADGDVIEITLNTVKVMNFDKTITTIPSYALISDSFKNWRSMQVSGGRRIKRSINIDTNSIRFCTQEMIDEFTEIHYLAEYMKARVNEIDQYNTKNHINTTNKVNGRQLTNIGVFRVYIQQYLKNHPKIHKEMTLIVRQLAPADNGLPLEIYAFTNDTNWAVYESIQSDIFDHIFAVAPAFGLRAFQNPSGYDVTHLKVRDLAN
- a CDS encoding DUF4981 domain-containing protein is translated as MTTTIPKLEWLTDTEVFAVNRVQAHSDHKYYETFDEAIQRAPMALRHSLNGNWKFQYSPNPIDRPMTFFESNHDSSSWGYIEVPGHIQLQGHGKPQYVNTMYPWDGQHELRPPAVAMNDNPVGSYITYFNIPSNMKDKKTYISFQGVESAFYVWLNGQFVGYSEDSFTPSEFELSPYLIDGENKLAVEVYQRSTGSWLEDQDFWRFSGIFRDVYLYAVPEIHVQDMFIHADLDDTYTKGALSVDFTMQTDKGYNIAMQLYDANGAPVAETNSTNSSSNKVTVNLDAGEVNPWSAESPYLYELFVMVSDENGELIEVIPHRVGFRRFEMINKVMHINGQRIVFKGVNRHEFNSRRGRAITDEDMLWDIKTIKQNNLNAVRTSHYPNQSLWYELCDEYGIYLIDEMNLETHGSWQKMGAVEPSWNVPENKEEWQDIVMDRAISMVERDKNHPSILIWSVGNEAYAGQVLLNVANYFRSSDPSRLVHYEGVFHNRNYNDTSDMESRMYAKPADIEEYLNDNPDKPYISCEYMHAMGNSVGGMHKYTELENKYAMYQGGFIWDYIDQVIVKEDRYGKEFLAYGGDFDDRSTDYNFCTNGIVYADRQVSPKMQEVKFLYQNMKLTPDANGVNIVNENLFIGTEGYELVIALHHNGELVEDIAMDIDVPAGNESYIPVDFYTEFEAGEYAVTASLNLKEATLWAEAGHEVAFGQHIFVVEAEEVAPMKRTFRVAEGDVNIGVHGRDFSIMFSKQAGTLISVNYAGREMIAGQPAPLFWRAMTDNDKGFAQGFESGAWFAASLTRKCVNLELIETDNSVTVKYTYKLNISDAVTVTVAYTVSEGGAIHVKSEYFGAENLPKLPIFALSFKVPADYDQLDWYAMGPDENYIDRAFGARLMTFSNEAKDNVSAYVVPQESGNRTGVRRVAVTNKLGQGIKLTSPATAPVECNISPYTAFELESAMHHYELPNVHYTVVTVAGKQMGVGGDDSWGAPVHDEYLIPANQNLSFEFTIERA
- a CDS encoding carbohydrate ABC transporter permease, with the protein product MSKLKSFFIYLFLIVAAIVSIFPFLWMIVSATNTSADVTQGTILPGSHLIENIKNLFATVDIGPALWNSAKISISTTVLSLLIASLAGYGFEIYRSKAKDRVFSILLLSMMIPFAAIMVPLFQMFSKVSATAPGIGVDTLAGVILPTVTTAFLIFFFRQNSKMFPKDLLEAGRIDGLTELGLFFKVFMPTMKTTYAAAGIITFMSSWNNYLWPLIILQSPEKRTVPMLISNLGSSYTPDYGIIMTAIVISTIPTALVFFFMQKHFVAGMTGSVK
- a CDS encoding UvrD-helicase domain-containing protein; translation: MNSEFLQEQKRVDDVMETIAEQISKLEEETSLRKNEVVNIRKNFGDEIKVNMDSFDDFLETVISLRQETQALSVSQSTHKHASKRLSTLRRMQKIPYFGRIDFIEEGMPHQEKVYIGISSLMDKSGEDFLIYDWRSTISSVYYDYEPGPAQYETPGGIIQGELKKKWQYHIREGVLHSMFDTSLTIGDEILQQVLGQGTDKHMHSIVATIQQEQNRIIRHDHGRLLIVHGAAGSGKTSAALQRIAYLLYKYRDRLKAYQIILFSPNSMFNSYVSNVLPELGEENMQQVTFQEYMDHRLSKEFQVENPYEQLEYVLTTANTPSHRSRVSGIQFKASTYFFEVIKSYRNSLELSGMIFKNINFRGKPIVTVEQISDEFYSNDSSINFHNRLEKLMEWLIKLVSETERVEQEKPWVQEEIELLSNEEYYQAHAYLAKKRGFNREAIADYEMEPEALAQLIVRQKLKPLRKSIRELQFIDVKSIYKQLFIDPKQIKQWLVGETPEEWADICQSTTEMLDEGKLLYEDATPYLLMKELIEGFQTNNAIKHILVDEAQDYSPFQFEFIKRLFPSARITVLGDFNQAIFVHANEMIDFSILSNLYGQEETEVINMTRSYRSTKPIIEFTRKLVPNGQQIIPFERSGVLPVLTQLSDREELHRCINSKVEILRSDGYHSIAIICKSAEESKNAYVAMSNVENIKLIENDSPHYEQGVVIIPSYLSKGIEFEAVIIYDASELVYSDESLRRVFYTVCTRAMHSLKLYCIGEPNPFLREAIQEGLVQV